The genomic segment AATCATATAGTAAACCTGGCACGGTATCATCTGTTTCTGTTACTTGTACATCACTAGGTTtttcatcttgattttctttccagGTACTCTTTTGAGGCTCACTATCCTTGGTCCCATCACAAGATTGGCTCATTTTGAAGTTGGGACCAGTTCCATTTAAAAGAATTTTACTCCTATCTAATGACCGTGAGCCTCCATCAAAGGACTTCGATGTCCCTTTTGCGTGCTTCAACACCGTACTGCTACCAGAAGATCTCATCTGAAAGGATGGTGACCTCTTGGGCAAAAAACCATTGGAAGTCAGCTTAGATATATTTTCGGCTCCACCAAGTGATTGACGGCGTGAAAGACCATTGCTTGAACTTCTTCCATCTGGTGTGTTGCGAACGCTTGAGTTTGGTGATCGCAAAGTTTCCTCTAGAACTTTTAGCCGCAGTTGATATTTTTCCTGGATACAAGAGAcagtgagaaaagtcaaattaaTAAGGAGTTGAAAGCTTATTAGGCATTTTCTCCATAAACCAACTATAACCTTCAATTGAGCTTCAGATTTCGCTGTTCTCTCAGAAATGGCAAGTTTGTCTCGCAATTGCTGCATCTCACCCTGTGACAACAAATATGGTTATTACTACAAACTGGCAGAAATGGCAAAGCAAAACACTTAAGTGGAAGAGCAATAGAGTGCAGAGGCAGGAAAGgcagtgaaaataaaagagatacATGAAAATCAGCTTTAAAAAGTGCTTTTTTTTGGCAATCAACTGGAAATGGAAATGAATTATACCTGCAAGAACCTTCTTTCTTCAAGCCATTGCTTTACAGGCATAACCTTGTCATTAGCATCTTTCCACTCATTAGCAACCACTGTTGCAACCCTGTTTGCTGTTACCTTTGCACGGGCCAGCTCCCGGTCCAGAGTTTTCCTCTCCTCCTAGAGAACCAAATGTATAAATAATTGATCAAATGGTCGCACACAGACCTTCAATTTGAGGATATTCACTGGCAAATCGAATTATGACATTACATTCATCTCTTGAACTTTCCGCTGGTAATCCCGCACAGCGTTAGCAGCTGCCCCACCAGCCAGAACCGCTTCCTCAAGTTCACGCACAGTCTGGGTTAGTTTTTCAACCTCGGCAACTTTTTGACGgtgtaatttatccaaaattttattttcctcCTGTCATTAATGTGTTTTGACAAGTAAATGTAAATGGTAAGATCAAGTGCAGCTCAGCAAACTATTGGAAAAAGCCTCAAAAAGGATATAGCATTACTGATCAGAACCTGGCAAATTTCTATCTGCTTCATCAACTCCTGGTTTTTATTCTGGAGATCATCCACCATAGATGCCTTCGCCAATGCCACTTGCACAGTTCTCTCAGCCTCCAGTAAAGCAGCTTCTTTTGACTTGGTTAGGCGATCTAATGCTTTATTATCATCTTGCAGCTTCGCAATCTAGAAAAAACAGCAGCAACAAACCATGGAGCAATACCTTCTCACATTGGAGCATTTTTATTACAAATAGGGCTAGACAACCAAATATAAGACTCCAGGGAATACCTCCTGTCGAGCAAGCTTGAGCTCAGCTTCCAAGGGTGCAAGAATGGCTTCAATGGGAGGCATATCATCATCCTTTTGAGCATTGTGCACCCTCCGAAGGGTTGCTTCAGCAGCAAACTGAGCTGCCATGGAGGCCTTCTTCTCATCATTGATTTTCTTAATTTCAAGATTCTGTAGAGAGACGTCTCATCCTGTCAATAAGAGATCTCCAGATGAAAAGAACGGAATAGGAAATTCAAGGCTTTAGTTTGTACTCTGCTCTCTAGAAGTGATTCTGTTAACTTTAGCTTCTCCTCCACCCGTGCCAATTCGTCAGTAAGCTgcacaggaaaaaaaaacaaattagatCTTTAATTTACATACTTTAATAAAGATGAGATCCTTCAAGGCCAGAAGCAAAATACTGTGGCACTCAGTTATTCAAATTAATGGACTGAAGATCCatcaaatatgaaaaattgcCTTGATAGTTTGACAGAGTTGTTGAATGTACATAAAGAACACTGCATCTACAGGTTGCAGATATGGTAACAGGCAAGATTTACAAGGCATTTCTCAGGTGGCACCCTGAGGCACTGTGGATAAAATTTTCGTTCAACAAAATCAGAAGGAAATGATATGCCACCCAAGGCATACACCTGTAACTTAACAATGTGCACCCCTCAAAGTGAGTATTTTGCACTTTATCTAAAGATGCAAATAACAGGAAATGTTACCTTTACAGCCAAATAATTATTTAGAAGATCACAATATGAGTACTTAAAGTACAGTCCTAATATTGGCTCTGAAATGTTGATTGCACAACCAAAAACCTTCATAGTTCGTTCTGTATTTTgcataaaacagaaaatttgcAAGCGAAAGTGAAAttcacaacttttttttttctctccctggCATATATTAAGATATCTATAgcaggaaagaaagagaaggtGGGACAAGAGGCCAACATATGGGAAATGCTTGACATAAAATCCTTCTATGAACACGTCTCTGCACTACCAAATATGCCCACCAACACTTTTGACCATTGTAACAAGGATAAGTATATAATTATCTGATCTTACTTTACCAAATGCACATCCATTTACCTATCAAAAGTGTTTACTTATTTCTCACGCTATCTCTAgattaaaaatgcattttaacTAACAGAATCATAAATAAAATAGTAAGAGTCCTGCCTTGCCCGACAAGAATTGAAGCGACTCACTCTTCAAAAGGGATAAATCGCTAGTACtaaaataatagcaattcaagaaattttaatTTGTTTCAATAACTTTTTACCCATAAATCAAAAGGATTATGGAAGTTATTACATCCATAACAAACCAAATACcattttttttggtaagtggGACGGCTTGAACCCAACACCTCTTGCTTACAATCCTTCCCACCTTACCACCCAACCAAAAcctccccccctccccccctccccccaGTTACATCCTACTTACATACATAAcaaacaaaacaacaaaaatagaaGCAAAATTTAAGTATAGCTAATATTCTAGAACAATATACTTAAAGCATCCCAACACAGTTCCAAGTTTCCTACTTAATTTCATTCTTTACAAAACATCATATAAGTTCTGTAAGAAATTCCAAAAACATACAAGCTTACATCAAAAATTCAGAATAAGTACTTTCTTAAATCTCCTTTGTGCTTCATTATTCTGATCGGAGTTTAATTCAACAGAGTTTCCAAATTATAGGCCCACATAACATCAAAGTAAAGAAAAATACTTGCAGCCTCTCACAGTTCCCAGAGAAGTTGTTGGACGTTGACCTTTCTGTGGTAGCTATTGCTTTGTATTCCTTTTTCCACCATGTCAAGCAGAGTTAACGATATTCTTTGCAACATAGTTGCTACAATTCATGAAGGCAACTACACAAGCTTATAAGAGCGTCTCATTTTCTATTCCGTCGCTAAATAATTAGCAACAaccataaaagtaaaaaaatgattttttggtcAATGGTTAAACAGGTTTTGAGACACCACAATTGAATCCAGTATCTAACAATCAATGTACAAAGTTTTATCTTGATGATGCAGAAAGGAGAATACAAGTGGAAAACGTAAATGAAATCATCTAACACCTCTCTATATACCCCATGGCAATGTATGAACCCCTAATTATCCCATAATTTTCCCTACTGCTATCCGCCATGTCAACCATGTATACAAACCTAAATCCATCCTTCCAATTCACTAGGAGTGTGACATTTAAATGTATTGTTCCGTACCTTTTATTCATTTAATCCTGCTCTCAACTCACTAATTCCATTAACCAAATCCAGCCTACAATTCACGATAGCCAAAAAGAGGGGAACAAAAAACGGTTCTAAATTTAGCATTAGCCTACGAGGGAGCAAACCTGTAAAATATCCATTATTAGCAAATGACATCATTATCAAATATCACAATACTTCCCAGTCCcacattttaaatccatttctaTTTCAGGCTAACCAATAGGAATAAaatcaaaacagaaaaattaaaacccaaaacgaaaggaaaactgaaattaaaacctcttcaactgcTTTTTCTCTCAGTCTCTCAGAGAACCTCAAAGCCTTGATCTCCGCTTGCGCTTCCCCCAATTCTCTGTCCTTATCTGCAAAAATCCAAACAGAAAAACGCCACCGCATTCAAATTTCCCCacataaaaaaacaaaacaaatttttcaaaaaaaatatgcacATCCAAACAACGGCATTTGAAGCCAAATCAAGTCGGATCCAGCTGGCATTACACACCTCTGACTTCATTCTCAAGCCGATTAAGCTCCAGCTTCACCGGATCCGAACCGTGAAGCAGATTTATGAACTCATCTGCATCGAGACTCGGCCTAACCGACGCTCTTCTCCTCGACGTCGAACCTTTCCCTTCCTTAAACGACGCCGACACCGTCAACGGCGTCACATTCACTTCGCTCGTAACTCTCGCATTGCCGTAGTTCTCGCCGGCACTGAGCTCAGCCGTCACTCCTCCGTCTCCGGTCACCTCCGCCATCTCCGATCTATTTatcctctcctctctctctctctcccccctctCTTCACTCTCACATCAAATCCACGGAAAAAACCTAAATTTTATGTATAAATAGAGAAAGGTAAACTGAAAGAGCTGAAAATGCAGAGGAATCTTAGCTGTGAAGAAGTGTAGGGTTCGAATGTGAATCAAAGTGTGAGAGAGTGGAGGTGTGTTAGTgtgtgagagagaaagagaagagagagagagattgtgATGGAGAGTTCAAATAGAAGTAAACAGTAGTGTGAGTACTAGTAGAGTAGTGGAAGGgagtagtaatttttttttttttttctttttgaatcttttggtttttttcttttttttttaattattggcTCGTCTGAAAAAATTGCCTGTATAACTACGGGCACGTATAGTGAAGGTGTTGGGTCGTTGTATTTCGAGAAAAATGGAAGGAAATTAGTGCATAATGGTAGAATTTATTAATCATGAATTTTGCTTATTTACACTAATTATTTGTATAAAAAGTTGggaataatttttttgttatttcactGCAATAATTTTTTATACGATAAATGTTATTAAAATTATGAgtaaaaggataaaaaaatcAGTTATATATACGTATTTCAAATAATTGCATTCTCCAAATGCACCCTGTTTTTGTGCTTACATATATACACAAGCATCtatattatttttctaaaaaaaaaaggtgttcaCAAATTTACACAAATATTTGACTGTAACAGCCTTATGTtttttacataaaaaaaaaaagaaaattacagTATATATTGAGTCcgtttgaattgttattttttagaattttcattaaaataatattataacaacttaatatatacaaggtaaaaatgtgttcataaaaaacgtaaaaatttttagatgaaaaattacaattcaaatAAGGCCGTGCTGTGTACTTTCTTGATAATAAGAGAAACTTGTGCATTTCTAAATGTTAGAAAATTTTATTGATAGTTTTTTGGAgggcatttttttatttttatcctcatcctctcttttttctcttttgaaaattaattattttttgttttgagaatggaaaattgCGTTCAAGCCAGAAGAATGAGACGGTAGAGATTAATATGGTAAGAGTGCTAGGGGACACCTGATATTTGACGGTGGGGCTTGACAACGTAGATGGGGAATTTGACTTTGACACCCTCATGCTTCCAGTAAATAAAGATTTGGCCATCAAGTTTTACTTAGGTTATACTCTATGCTTAAAGAGTTGTAAGTGGACAACCAAATTACATAATTCGAGTACCTTTTTATATAAAACTTTTAGTATTTAATTGATACATCTCGTCAAACAGGCAAAGTAGATCATCACAAGTGGTATTTTTGTTGTTGTATGATTAATTATCTATCTTCCATCAACTTCATAATAACCAGTTAATGTATGTGAATTGTAGGAGTTTTTTAGATAAATCTATTAtaatgatttgatgtatgtgaaacaaaaaataatttaaaaatgtattcacacaaaacgtaaaaatttttctgcgaaaaatcacaattcaaatAATACTGATATCTTGTTAAATGTAGCAAGTTTCTTAATTGTAGAAAATTTTGTTTGttcttattttcttattttcatgaccctcttttttttttttttttgctagtgTCCAATGGATACATATAATGCTTACAAAGTCATAAATTTATATTCTACTTAAGTTGTACTGTTAAGAAGGAACGAGATTAAGAGATAACAAGAGGTGCATAGTTCGGCACAACACAGCAGTAAAGGAAAAGTTTCACATGCTATCAAAATTATCTTCTTTCTTTGGAACTTGCtatgttatttttaaaattttattatattattttttttcttttaaaaggtACTATGTAATTTTTAAGAATTTTGTGGACATTTTTGTCAAGTAAGATAATTGGTGAAGCGGATGGTGCAGTGTGCGGAGTGTGAGATATGAGAACATAAAATACTGCATTTTTGCAGAGAAGCCTTGCTGTTAAGTACAGAGCCAGCGACATCTCGCACTACAGGTGGTGAGCAGGAGATGTAGCCCTATTAATAGAGGGTAAGGAATGCATTCGTAAACTAATCAGATTATTAATGGTCTATCTTAAAGATAAACAGCAGTTTATGAATTCCCTAATACActcaaatcttttctttttcacataACAAACGCGAATTTCCATGATCCCTCGTCGAACCAATTTTGATTCAACCTACTCAATACTCGACAATTAAGCAACTGATAAAGAAACTGCGTACAATAACTTGTGTTGATTTCAAAATCTGTCATTTGAATTGTAGGATAAAATTTAACGATCGTATCAATTAACGATCTGTCATTTAATTTTGTTAAAAGCATCATCAACGTATCAAAAAGGTTGCTCGCATTAAACATAATGAATGAATTTTATCTTTATGGCAACATTTTAGAATTATATAATCGTTTAGTTTAACttcagaaatttttttaatccatgtacaaatatgaTATAATATATTACTTGATTAAAAAGTGTAAGATTAACAACACTTTAACacttaaaataattaattgaacCTCTTTTTGTATTTATTAGCTTCAAAAGTGAGCTGTTTGCGCACTTGGGCTATACAGCACCGAAGAAGTGAAAGATTGTGAGGGTATGCGTAATGCACACACAACACGTAAAAGGAAAGGTTGGTGGTGCGCAGCGCCCACTCCGGCGCGTTTTAGTGGGCTTTTCTGTTCCGACTCTACTGAGCGCCTCCTATTTTTCGTGTCAGAATGGAGAGGGACAACAGCCAATGTGTCTGGTGATCTAGTAATCTTTGATGTTATTAACGTTTGTTTATGTTATCTTTACTTCCAACTTTGAAGAGGTTGCTTAATCAGCCCTGTTATTTTATTGTTGTTTTGGTTAAGTGTCATTAGTGACTGGAGATAACATAGATTAACATTTTTGTCTACAGAATAATTGTATGCTTGTACATCTCGGTTTAGAACTCATTAGTATAACTGATTTATTCTACTTTTTAACTAAGAACATCAATATTGGAGTCTACGAATTTTTTAACCTTATAAGCTGGCAACTGGGGCTTAGATCTATGCTTTTTCAtcttgaacttttttttttttggtaaataaaagTTTGGATGGATTCGACTCCAGTTACTACCACCAATCAAGACATGTCTTTTGAACCATAGGttgtttatataattttttacaAATCGCCTACTAACATACCTCTCATATCAACAGCGGAATTGAAACACACGATCTTTCTTTGTGAGAAACTGATCCGTTCTTACTAATTGAACCAACTTATGTTGACTTTTCATCTTAAACTTAAACCTTTATTACATTAAATCAGACGTCTAGTATAAAATGTTGCATAGTAGTATGTGATTCAAAACATAAAGGTGTGGATTTAGTCATTCTCCTTATCTTGTGTTCGATCACGTTATAGTTTCACAACTATGCTTATGTTGACCTTGTAGTTAAATGGGTTTTTGTACAAATTATAAACTCCTTGATCATGCTCTAGTCAATTGTATACAGAAGTTATTCAATTGCACAAGAATATGGTCATTATGTATCCATTCACTATTATCTCTTATTATGTGTGACAGCAACATTGTGGGATTGATTATAATATCTCTTACAgctctatatatatatgaaaacaTTTTTCGTGtttttatctggggaattttgaCGTAGAACACATACAtttcttttgctaattttttttttatcattgttCCTCGTACAACCTCCACGAGTCAAAATCATATTGGCCCGAGTACATGGTCTATACAATCCAGACCAAATTATATAGTCATACATACTAGGTGGAATGAATTAATAATATGTATTATAAGCTGAATTTGACAACAATTCTTGAAGGAAACCTCAGTTGATTACGAACCATAGGAGAATAAATGGACAAGATCCTACAACTAGAGCACTAaacatgtattttttttttttttttgtggataaGTTTGTAAAGCAATCTAGCTAACAAAAGAGGTTGCTGGTAGACAAATATGGTGCCAAGTATCCAAGAATGAACAAACCTTCTCTTCAAGTTTCAGTTATAGCATAGGCTTTGGCCGGCCATGGAAACTCTTAGAACACAAGAGATTTTTAGACTTAAatactgttttcctttttctaaggATAAGAATAATATACAGATGAAGTGTACAGATTTCCTCTCCTATATTTTAAACTAATTCTAGATTGTAGTAATTATTTCCACATAATTTTTTTCCGTCTTTTATGAGTGTACTTGGTGCTTATTATGAAATTAATAAGGTGTTTGacttcttactttttttttttaaaaaaaaaaaaaaaaaaaaaaactcccacCCCTCCCTACACTCAACTTGCAACTAGTAGATATAGGATTCATATTTCGAATCTAACAGCAAAGAGAATTCTAAAAATCTAGAGTGTTTTTTATGACCATTGGATCCACCCTAGTAGTTATGGCTTTTTACTTGTCCAAATACGAAATGATTTAATTGAGACAACTCGATTGTTACTTCTCCAAATATGAAattaatctcatttcaaactaATTTTGTTCTGTCTACAGTTTGTTGTATTAGGACAACTAAATTGTAAGACAAAATGCAATTCTTATTTGAACCTGTGACTTCCTTTCtacactttcatttttgtaAACAAAATTCTATGTCTCAAGCTATTAATCTTTGATCAAATTTAACTTTAGATTGTTGTTCAAAGTTGAAATATAGGTAAAATACTGCTCTAGAGTATCAAATATGGTCTACTTTTTTGGCAATTTGTTGCTTTTGCGTTTTCAAAAAGAATTTATTTCAGATGAGAGTTAACTAGTCATGTGTCAACTATAGATCCAACTCTAGTAGacttacaaaaaaatatatatatataggaaaaaCCTATGTCCCAAAATGAAAGTATACATCCATAGAGGTCTAGACATGtgtaagggaaaaaaaaaagaaaataattaaaaagaaatgaagaaggagATAAAGAAAAGGGCAAAAAGCTGCATTCTTGGCCTGCAGGCAACCTAACTATTCCTTAAAGCATCCACACACAGAGATTTCCACCAGCCATTGCATGTGTTTCTAAGAGAGAAAAGACAGGGATATTTGATGCATGCCAGCACCTTTCTAGTAAGTTGTACTCCCAGACATTAATGCTTAATCAAAGTGTATTAACATGTCATGTTCAACAGTTAAGAGGTGATTTTAATGGAAACACAGGGTTTTGTTCCCCCAACTAACCTCAAAACCCTTGATAGAGCTTTTGCCTTTTTGTTTCCTTCCAAACATGTAACCCTTCAATGTTTAAAAACTCTCATTCTCTCTTAATACACACAAACAGATGTAGACATTTGCTGCTCAGATGCTCAATGACAAGTCATGGTGACATTACACCTAATTCTTCTTCTAACTGTATATAAAGCTACAGTGGTTTGAGGGATGGGACCCCTTTTCAGTATGACTCCACTGGGCCCACCTCCCATCTCCTGCACTTTTGCTAATGGCTGGACAAACAGTCTTTAGAGGTTTAGTTTGGGGTTGGGCTATGTCAAGACCATGAACAGAAATTCAGGATTTTTGCTCAACTTTGTTTCAAGACTAGAAACTGGTTTCTGTTTGGAGTTTTATGACATCCAGGAATTGTGGATAAGTGGTTAACATGATCTTGGGTTGGCTGCAAGCCTGCAACATTAGCAAAAATAATGCAGCAAAGCAGCTCAGCTAGAAAAGCTGATTGAATAAGGTCTAGATGCCCATGTTAAAAACACATGGGAATAGTTAAAAAATGAGAGAGATGGACAATCTTTTTACTTTATTTCCATTGAATAGGGTTGTGTGtcgaataaaattttttttttttataaaataaatagcAAAACCTGCTGTCTTGTTGGAAGTAGTCTCTTTATATTAGgctgaaaaaaaagggaaaaaatttttaaaaaagagaGCCAAATGACTTGATTGATTTCTTGACTGACGTTAGAGATTTTATCTTAATTTGGCTACTATTAGCTAGGCCGAATGAATTTCTCGTTtcgacagaaaaaaaaaaggaatgaatTTCTCATGATCAGTTGAAGTAGTTCAAATTTTCATGCATGGTTACAAGATTTATGGTTATCACGAACTTGGAACAATCAACAAAACTGGTCCAAAACTCCATTTGTTTAGAGCACTAGCTTCAAGGTGCTTGAGTATCTTCACTCATGCTTCTTGCCTGATGCAAGTATATTTATATAAAGTGAGTTTGTAGCCTTTGTTGATCAGGTTTAAAGAGTCTCAACTCTCACTCTCTCAGATGTTAATTTCTTAAACAAGACATTAAATCAAATGCTAGGCTTAAGAAAAAGACCAAGTATACACTAAATGTGTGTGTGCgagcactttttttttcttagattaTTTTTTTTAGCAAGACAGGTGTTACAATTAAGAAACGGAGAGGAAAAAGGGATATTTGAATCCAAAATCTCTAAATTTTGAGATCTCAATCTCAGTGGTGTGTTTTTGGGTTAAACTGCATGTATCTGATATATTCCACTAATTGGTTTgctatatttatatattatagaAGAAGTATTAATGCTAGACGTTTTCATTTTAAGAACTAAATATATTTGTTTGGTTCTATGTTTGGCAATCATTTTCTCAATCATATGACTTCTGAAGAATCATAATCAAAAGCTAATGTGGTGTACTGCTCGATATCAATACAGAATGGTTATTCAGATGTTAAGTCGATTTAGTGGATTTGCACCTTTGAGCTAGAACAAAATTACTTTATGAATTCTTCAATTAACAGTTGGGACCATGTCGGCAGGTTCTAGGACATGTATTAGGAATAATTTCAGAAGCCTCCTTTGAAGTTTCTAACCATTTCACTTAGTTCCaccaaagttttaaaaattacacttatctTCTTTGATTTGACACTTTGGAAACTAAACTTTAAAATAGGgtcaaaaatttaatgaatacactaaaatgccattctctcataaattttaatttattcttctaaataattataaaaggaATGAGTGTTAAGTTTTCATGCCCATATTTATTATTTGAtaatcaataataacaataaaTGTTTTGCTATGATAGGCTATGTTTCATTGTGATTTACTGGGGACATAAATTCTTTTTAAGATATAGGAGAAAGTGTTATCTTGTCTTTTTTAAAGTTTATGGgctagtttttcttctttttttgaaaaaaagtttATGGATTAGTTTAGCAATGAAACTACCATAGTTTGTTAGTGATTTTGggccattttttttaattattgttaatttattcttgattttgataccaaaaaatgagttacaaaaaaattgaataaTATTAAAAGTTATCAAAAAATATTACTAGTTTAACATTTGATTAGGATAGAGGTCAGGAACAACATTGATAGTTTTCTATATTTCTAATGAAatataaataagaaagaaaaaatatataaaatccaTTCACTGTGTAAACATGGTAACAaggaaattttattaaaatattaaggTTAGTATTGTTATTTTAATTGAGCAAGGGGTTTTTTGAAACCTTAGGGGAGTTAATCAAATtcttagaaacctcaagggaggtttctagaATTACCCCTATATATTAATTGTAAGTAATTTTTCCTctaaatgagtttttttttaacgGTGTGCCCATTAGCCACTCATTAACACACCTAAATCTCACCTAAACTAGTGCACACACTAATAATCAATACCTTCACTTGTATTTATATGTTCTCCATAATTAACTTTACCTTTTCAAAAATCTCACATCAATAGTACATTTTAACGAGTATCCAATAGATACATGTTAGACAGACCCTTTATAAATAATTGTCGATGTAACAAGTTCTCTGAGCATTCCTTACATTGTTTTAAAGgttattcttttgaaaaaaaagtaaaatgaaattaaagaaTGACTTAATACGAGAAGAACAATAAATATAAATGTGTGCAGACTGCAAATGGCAGATTGGTGTATAAATTGTGTCTATAAACGTGCGTCCCAGAATACTTGTTATTATTTTGAAATGGAACTATAAGTGAATGTTATATTGTTATAATTTATTGCTTTGGCTATGCGCATCCATTTGCTTTTCATCCATGATACATCCACAAACCAGATTTCAGACTTGACTTTTAAGTGATTATCATTCCAAATTTAACCCATATGCACTTGCCAATTGCAATCCGCTAAATCAAGATTCAAACTGAATAGGGCAAGTGTAGAAATCACTGCAATTCTGGAAGCAATACCTTAAAGATTAAACTGTCtatctttatttctttttttaattgttttttaattttttatcatCATCGAAATGGGCCTGACCAAATGGGTTGTTAAAGTGGATCATGATTTTTGGGCTGTTTAGGAGGCATGCTAACTAAATGGAACTGAAGGTCTGATTGATATAGATTCTTCAGTCACTAAacttagggataattttagaaatctcccctaaggtttctaa from the Coffea arabica cultivar ET-39 chromosome 11e, Coffea Arabica ET-39 HiFi, whole genome shotgun sequence genome contains:
- the LOC113718692 gene encoding microtubule-associated protein 70-2-like encodes the protein MAEVTGDGGVTAELSAGENYGNARVTSEVNVTPLTVSASFKEGKGSTSRRRASVRPSLDADEFINLLHGSDPVKLELNRLENEVRDKDRELGEAQAEIKALRFSERLREKAVEELTDELARVEEKLKLTESLLESRNLEIKKINDEKKASMAAQFAAEATLRRVHNAQKDDDMPPIEAILAPLEAELKLARQEIAKLQDDNKALDRLTKSKEAALLEAERTVQVALAKASMVDDLQNKNQELMKQIEICQEENKILDKLHRQKVAEVEKLTQTVRELEEAVLAGGAAANAVRDYQRKVQEMNEERKTLDRELARAKVTANRVATVVANEWKDANDKVMPVKQWLEERRFLQGEMQQLRDKLAISERTAKSEAQLKEKYQLRLKVLEETLRSPNSSVRNTPDGRSSSNGLSRRQSLGGAENISKLTSNGFLPKRSPSFQMRSSGSSTVLKHAKGTSKSFDGGSRSLDRSKILLNGTGPNFKMSQSCDGTKDSEPQKSTWKENQDEKPSDVQVTETDDTVPGLLYDLLQKEVVALRKAGHEKDQSLKDKDDAIEMLAKKVETLTKAMEVEAKKMRREVAAMEKEVAAMRVEKEHENRAKRFANPKGPVNSSQLIPGRHAARSGLTRNTQ